Part of the Desulfohalovibrio reitneri genome is shown below.
GTAGCCGCCCACACGGCCTCCGCCGATGCTGGCCGTAATGAGGCGGTCGGACTCGCCGAGTCCAAGTTCCTCGCGCACGGCCCGCCTGGCGCCCGCGGTCCCGGGGCGGGACACGAAACCCGTGTATTCCAGTGGGCAGGGCAGGTTGGACGCGAGGGGAAAAGTTTCCTCCAGCCTGGCCACGCGGGGGTCTGAGTGGACCAGCACCATGTCGAAGCCGGTCAGCGCTTCCATCACTCTGCTCTCGAACTTGGTCTGATCGTCGCGTTCCACCAGGATGTCGCGCAGGCTGCAGACGACCTTCGTCCGGGTAGAGGCCGCGGCGCGCAGCAGGGGGTCGAGCTCGAAGCGGAACTTCTTGCGCCCGAAGGGGTAGAGCTCGATCAGCAGCAGGTCCGGCATCTCGGCTTCCAGGAGGCGGAGCAGCTCTCTCGAACGTTCCGTTTTGACCGCCTCCACGTCGCGTTCCTGCGGGGAATAGAAGCCCTTGAAGGATTCGTCCATGACCAAGGGGGAAAGGGGGGCGTGGCGCACATGCTTGGGGAGCGGGGCCGGCGCTTCCGGGCCGCCGCTGACCAACAGCACGTCGTCCGGGGCAAGGGCTTGGTCCAGGGCCAGGCTGCGGAAGAAGTGGCCCACGCCGAGAACGTGTTGGCAGTAGTGCAGAACCTTCACGGGACGAACTCCTTATTCAAGGATACGAGGGAAAAGCCGTCTTCGTCCAGCCGAAGGCGGTGCAGCCTGTCCCTTTCCAACGGCTTTTTCCCGCCGGGCAGCATGTCGTGCCCGACCAGGTGGTAGAGCAGGCACTTGATAACCCCCTGATGCGTGACCACCAGGATGCGTTGGCCGGAAAAACGTTCTGCCGCATCCCGCAAAGCCTCGGACGCTCGCTGAAGTACCCGCGAGCGACTCTCTCCGCCGGGCGGGGTGAAGTCCCATCCCCTGCGCGACTGGCTCTGGAACTCCTTGCGATGGTCGTTGACGATGCGGCAGAGGGTCAGCCCAACCCACTCGCCCCAATCCTGTTCCCGCAGGCGTGAGTCGAAGTCGAGGGCGCCGCCGACGCGCCGCCGGATGGCTTCCGCCGTGGCCACGGCCCGGCGGAGGTCGCTGGCCAGGATACGATCATAGCGCCCGGGCCGCAGGGCGTTCGCCCAGGCCTCGGCTTGCTTCTGGCCTTCCGGGGCGAGTATGGTGTCGGTTTGTCCCTGGATGCGGTGTTCCAGGTTCCAATGGGTGCGCGCGTGGCGCATGAGGGTGAACTCTGTGCTCTGCATGTCAGCCCGCGAGATCGTACAGCAGTTCCTCGAATCGGGCTAGGTTGGCTTGCAGGTCGAACTCCCTACTAACGCGCTCCGAGCCCCGAATGCCCATGGCCAGACGCGTTTCCGGCTCGTCCAGCAGACGGGCAAGGGTCGCGGCGAACGCGTCCAGGTCGAAGGGCTCCGTGAGCAGGCCGGTTTCGCCGGAGGCTACCGCCTCGGGCACCCCCCAGCCGTCGAAGGCCACCACTGGCAATCCGGCCGCTTGGGCCTCCAGATAGGCCAGGCCCAGGGCCTCGTTGATGCCGGGGAAGGCGTAGAGGTCCGCCGCGCTGTACACGCGGCGAAGGTGCTGCCCCTCCA
Proteins encoded:
- a CDS encoding histidine phosphatase family protein codes for the protein MQSTEFTLMRHARTHWNLEHRIQGQTDTILAPEGQKQAEAWANALRPGRYDRILASDLRRAVATAEAIRRRVGGALDFDSRLREQDWGEWVGLTLCRIVNDHRKEFQSQSRRGWDFTPPGGESRSRVLQRASEALRDAAERFSGQRILVVTHQGVIKCLLYHLVGHDMLPGGKKPLERDRLHRLRLDEDGFSLVSLNKEFVP
- a CDS encoding glycosyltransferase family protein — encoded protein: MKVLHYCQHVLGVGHFFRSLALDQALAPDDVLLVSGGPEAPAPLPKHVRHAPLSPLVMDESFKGFYSPQERDVEAVKTERSRELLRLLEAEMPDLLLIELYPFGRKKFRFELDPLLRAAASTRTKVVCSLRDILVERDDQTKFESRVMEALTGFDMVLVHSDPRVARLEETFPLASNLPCPLEYTGFVSRPGTAGARRAVREELGLGESDRLITASIGGGRVGGYLLRSVLEAFSLLGDRPDYVLRLYCGPFMEEDEYQRLRVRAHGLPRVTAGRFSQRFPDILAASDLSISMAGYNTCMDVLAAGIPALVLPFDANSEQAERAEKLAELGALSVLGSYDLFPEGLAARICEAVTKQRPSHDVDLGGADRSARILRTLAGGE